Proteins from a genomic interval of Magnetovibrio sp. PR-2:
- a CDS encoding FxsA family protein — protein sequence MGLIILAAFIAVPLIEIGLFIQVGETIGLWSTIAVVILTAVVGTALLRHQGLSTIVKVQRFLDQGVMPVDALFDGFCILIAGLLLLTPGFFTDALGFMFFTPPLRKLLRVFLARHVQVQTSGHANMHSGMHSAMHGDTAGGMHGFDPYDYQGAPEGGQPQGGAGDVIDGEYQDVTEHKNAPKIDQSDDTRT from the coding sequence ATGGGTTTAATCATCTTGGCCGCGTTCATCGCCGTGCCGCTTATCGAAATTGGACTGTTCATTCAGGTGGGTGAAACCATCGGTTTGTGGAGCACCATCGCCGTGGTCATTTTGACCGCTGTCGTCGGCACAGCCTTACTGCGCCACCAAGGGCTCAGCACCATTGTAAAGGTCCAGCGCTTCTTGGACCAAGGGGTGATGCCGGTTGACGCTTTGTTCGACGGGTTTTGCATTTTGATCGCAGGATTGCTGCTTCTCACACCCGGTTTTTTCACCGACGCCCTTGGCTTTATGTTTTTTACGCCGCCGCTGCGCAAGCTGTTGCGCGTCTTTTTGGCCCGTCACGTTCAGGTGCAAACATCCGGTCATGCAAACATGCACAGCGGTATGCACAGTGCCATGCATGGAGACACCGCAGGCGGCATGCACGGCTTCGACCCTTATGATTATCAAGGTGCGCCAGAAGGGGGGCAGCCCCAAGGTGGGGCCGGTGACGTTATCGACGGTGAGTACCAAGACGTCACGGAGCACAAAAACGCGCCAAAAATCGACCAAAGTGACGATACGCGCACCTAG
- a CDS encoding ligand-binding protein SH3, with product MASFIPNFPDDGVVTVNRVILKPEYDVDDLQERVALLCENVKTYHSETGFVGGFVSMNSGMISNEGSRAGQSVASPLKDREALVVTFWRSFEEHEASHKSKTFQPLFEDVLALCDNGNEETAYAMLWSGGAYSPEQAQVAQAAKLNHAA from the coding sequence ATGGCCAGTTTTATTCCGAATTTTCCCGACGATGGTGTCGTCACCGTAAATCGGGTGATTTTAAAGCCCGAATATGACGTGGACGATTTGCAAGAGCGCGTGGCTTTGCTGTGCGAAAACGTCAAAACCTATCATTCCGAAACGGGTTTTGTCGGCGGCTTTGTGTCCATGAACAGTGGTATGATTTCAAATGAAGGCAGCCGAGCAGGTCAATCGGTGGCGTCTCCCCTTAAAGATCGCGAGGCGCTGGTGGTGACGTTTTGGCGCTCGTTCGAAGAACACGAAGCCTCACACAAAAGCAAAACCTTCCAGCCGTTATTTGAGGATGTGTTGGCGTTGTGCGACAACGGCAACGAAGAAACCGCGTACGCCATGTTGTGGTCGGGCGGTGCCTATTCTCCTGAACAAGCTCAGGTGGCCCAAGCGGCAAAGCTCAATCACGCGGCATAA
- the secB gene encoding protein-export chaperone SecB yields MNETPANGGDNAEAQQPPLVINGQYIKDLSFESPNSPGILGELQGAQPDVNVNVDTKAGKLEGADNVYEVVLDMRAELKVADKVGFLAELKYAGVFTINVPQEHLGPVLLIECPRMLFPFSRNILGDVTRDGGFVPLMLQPIDFAALYQQNLNQQANDVADQVAEMDKPEGNA; encoded by the coding sequence ATGAACGAGACGCCTGCAAACGGCGGCGACAACGCCGAAGCTCAACAACCGCCTCTGGTGATCAACGGGCAATACATCAAAGATCTTTCCTTTGAATCGCCCAACAGCCCCGGCATTTTGGGAGAGCTGCAAGGCGCACAACCCGACGTCAACGTCAACGTCGACACCAAGGCCGGCAAGCTTGAAGGTGCGGACAATGTCTACGAAGTCGTTTTGGATATGCGCGCCGAACTGAAAGTTGCCGACAAAGTCGGTTTTTTGGCTGAGCTCAAATACGCCGGTGTGTTCACCATTAACGTTCCCCAAGAACACTTGGGCCCGGTGTTGCTGATCGAATGCCCGCGTATGTTGTTCCCGTTCTCACGCAATATCTTGGGCGATGTCACCCGCGACGGCGGTTTTGTTCCGCTGATGCTGCAACCAATCGATTTTGCCGCCTTGTACCAGCAAAACTTGAACCAACAAGCCAACGATGTGGCCGATCAAGTGGCCGAGATGGACAAGCCGGAAGGCAACGCTTAA
- a CDS encoding Maf family protein translates to MTGVVVLASTSQARTQMLSAAGLEHIVHGANIDETTLQNSWSDTPARLAETLAEAKALNVSPEHADALVIGCDQVLALGDEILTKPGSPENVRAQLKYLRGKQHSLLSSVSVVQNGDVLWTHTDIAHLSVRDFSDAFLDVYVERVGEAVKSSVGGYHLEGLGAQLFDRIDGDYFTVLGLPLVPLLNFLRTHGAVQT, encoded by the coding sequence ATGACGGGTGTGGTCGTTCTTGCTTCCACCAGTCAGGCTCGCACACAAATGCTGAGCGCCGCGGGCCTTGAACACATCGTTCATGGGGCAAACATTGACGAAACGACCCTTCAAAATAGTTGGTCCGATACCCCGGCGCGTTTAGCGGAAACTTTGGCTGAAGCCAAGGCGCTGAATGTGTCGCCAGAACATGCGGATGCTTTGGTTATAGGATGTGATCAAGTTTTAGCCCTGGGCGATGAGATCTTGACCAAACCCGGTTCCCCTGAAAACGTGCGCGCTCAACTCAAATATCTACGGGGAAAACAACACAGCTTGCTGTCTAGTGTGTCGGTGGTGCAAAATGGCGACGTTTTGTGGACACACACCGATATCGCCCATTTATCTGTACGTGATTTCAGCGATGCGTTTTTGGATGTTTACGTTGAACGTGTCGGTGAAGCGGTGAAAAGCAGCGTCGGTGGGTATCACTTAGAAGGTCTCGGCGCTCAATTGTTTGATCGTATTGACGGGGATTATTTTACGGTCCTTGGCTTACCCCTTGTTCCCCTGCTAAATTTTTTGCGCACGCATGGGGCTGTGCAAACTTAA
- a CDS encoding shikimate dehydrogenase, whose product MSTNDTYQIRRAGVMGWPVDHSLSPVVHGYWLDQLQVRGEYVHIPVPPEDFEAKLRNLKADGFVGANVTVPHKEAALAAVDNAHPQARRIGAVNTVVVFEDGSLYGFNTDGFGFLENLKAGHKGFDPTGGPAVILGAGGAARAVVAALLDAGAPEVRILNRTRARAEKIANAVDQAGSGEIVVGDWDARADYLEGAHLLANTTTLGMKGQRDLELDLSHLPKTALVNDIVYAPLMTDLLTRAQARGNPVVDGLGMLLHQARPGFESWFGPMPDVTEDLRQKVLAAAGQKD is encoded by the coding sequence ATGAGCACAAACGACACTTATCAAATCCGGCGCGCCGGGGTCATGGGGTGGCCCGTGGATCATTCGCTTTCACCCGTGGTGCACGGCTATTGGTTGGACCAGCTGCAAGTGCGCGGCGAATACGTGCACATCCCTGTACCGCCCGAAGACTTTGAAGCGAAGCTGCGCAATTTAAAAGCCGACGGTTTTGTCGGAGCAAACGTGACGGTGCCCCATAAAGAAGCCGCCTTGGCCGCCGTCGATAACGCCCACCCTCAGGCCCGGCGCATCGGTGCGGTGAACACGGTGGTGGTGTTTGAAGACGGCTCGCTTTATGGCTTCAACACGGACGGTTTTGGATTTTTGGAAAATTTAAAAGCCGGGCACAAAGGGTTCGACCCAACGGGTGGTCCGGCAGTGATTTTGGGCGCGGGCGGTGCCGCGCGCGCCGTGGTTGCGGCTTTGTTGGATGCCGGCGCACCCGAAGTGCGCATCTTAAACCGCACCCGCGCACGCGCCGAAAAGATCGCCAACGCCGTCGATCAAGCTGGAAGCGGTGAGATTGTGGTCGGCGATTGGGACGCGCGCGCCGATTACTTGGAGGGCGCACATCTTTTGGCCAACACAACGACGCTGGGCATGAAAGGCCAGCGCGATTTGGAACTGGATTTAAGCCATTTGCCCAAAACCGCCCTGGTGAACGACATCGTCTATGCCCCGTTGATGACCGACTTGCTCACCCGCGCCCAGGCGCGCGGAAATCCGGTGGTGGACGGGCTGGGCATGTTGCTCCACCAAGCTCGTCCGGGCTTTGAATCTTGGTTCGGTCCGATGCCTGACGTGACAGAGGACCTGCGTCAAAAAGTGCTCGCCGCCGCCGGGCAAAAGGATTGA
- a CDS encoding LutB/LldF family L-lactate oxidation iron-sulfur protein, which produces MTHEPHCQDFLKASEKALKDDQLQELLNRTLKSGFQKKRLMSMARLPEYDQLRDQARDVKNHILDHLDAYLERFELQVKKAGGHVHWAQDAEQAREIILKICQNAGAKTVTKGKSMIAEEIDLNDYLQDAGLVPIETDLGEYIIQLREELPSHIIAPAFHLSKTQVAETFKEHHTHLDPDRDMVEPTSLLKEARKELREKFIQADVGITGANFLIAETGTAMIVTNEGNGDLTQSLPRVHIALSSIEKVVPTLEDATLFLRLLARTATGQEQSVYNTFFTGPKRDGDLDGPEEFHMVLLDNRRTELLGSEFRDILRCIRCGACINHCPVYGVTSGHAYGWVYPGPMGSVLTPHFVGIKEAHLLPSACTMCGRCGEVCPVRIPLPDLLRNWRGHAFNAGKPGGLQRMGLKVWAWLAKRPTLYHAITPIKIWGMKLLAGKRGRFKSMIGAGGWTKTRDLPAPQGGTFQSRRQKGER; this is translated from the coding sequence ATGACCCACGAACCCCACTGCCAAGACTTTCTCAAAGCGTCTGAAAAAGCATTGAAGGATGACCAACTTCAAGAACTGCTGAACCGCACGCTCAAAAGCGGGTTTCAGAAAAAACGTCTTATGAGTATGGCCCGTCTGCCCGAATACGATCAGCTGCGCGATCAAGCACGTGATGTGAAAAATCATATCTTGGATCACTTGGACGCGTACTTGGAACGTTTTGAGCTCCAAGTCAAAAAGGCCGGTGGTCATGTGCACTGGGCTCAAGACGCTGAACAAGCGCGCGAGATTATCTTAAAGATTTGCCAAAACGCCGGGGCCAAGACCGTCACCAAGGGCAAATCGATGATCGCCGAGGAAATTGATCTTAACGATTATTTGCAAGACGCAGGCTTGGTCCCCATTGAAACGGACTTGGGCGAATACATCATTCAGCTGCGCGAAGAACTGCCCAGCCACATCATCGCCCCGGCGTTTCATCTGTCCAAAACCCAAGTGGCGGAAACTTTTAAAGAGCATCACACGCACTTGGATCCCGACCGCGACATGGTCGAGCCGACGTCGTTGCTGAAAGAAGCGCGCAAAGAACTTCGCGAAAAATTCATTCAAGCCGATGTGGGCATTACAGGCGCGAACTTTTTGATTGCCGAAACCGGAACGGCCATGATTGTCACCAATGAAGGCAATGGGGACCTCACCCAAAGCCTGCCACGCGTGCACATTGCATTGAGCTCCATCGAAAAAGTGGTGCCGACCTTAGAAGACGCCACACTATTTTTGCGTTTGTTGGCGCGCACCGCGACGGGTCAGGAACAAAGTGTCTACAACACGTTCTTTACGGGCCCAAAACGCGATGGCGATTTGGACGGACCTGAAGAATTCCATATGGTGCTGCTGGACAATCGCCGCACCGAATTGCTGGGCTCTGAATTTAGGGACATTTTACGCTGCATACGTTGCGGGGCGTGCATCAACCACTGCCCGGTTTACGGTGTGACCAGCGGTCATGCCTATGGCTGGGTCTACCCCGGTCCCATGGGTTCGGTTTTAACACCGCATTTTGTCGGCATCAAAGAAGCTCACTTGCTGCCCAGCGCCTGCACCATGTGTGGGCGGTGCGGCGAAGTCTGTCCGGTGCGCATTCCCCTGCCCGACCTGTTGCGTAACTGGCGCGGCCACGCGTTTAACGCGGGCAAGCCCGGCGGGCTACAGCGTATGGGTTTGAAAGTATGGGCCTGGTTGGCGAAGCGCCCAACGCTGTATCACGCCATAACCCCGATAAAAATCTGGGGCATGAAGCTTCTTGCTGGAAAACGGGGACGCTTTAAAAGCATGATCGGCGCGGGTGGTTGGACCAAGACCCGTGACTTGCCTGCACCACAAGGCGGCACGTTCCAATCGCGCCGACAAAAAGGGGAGCGTTAA
- a CDS encoding Tim44/TimA family putative adaptor protein: protein MQFFDIVLFALIAIFLVLRLKNVLGSRDGHDGSGYDDMFKRDQNRERLDEQDNDNVIDMPGSRAPMDIPEPAPVEAEPEEELPEGPLGEGIRAIREYDASFDMNEFLGGSRMAFEMILNAYADGDTKMLKNLLSPEVYSGFEHAIKQREAEGQTLQETLVGISKAEMVEAYMDGRDAHVTVKFVSEQISALMDSDGKVIEGDPSAVTDATDFWTFARSTKSRNPNWTLVGTGSLD from the coding sequence ATGCAATTTTTCGACATCGTCCTTTTCGCCTTGATCGCCATTTTTTTGGTTTTAAGGCTCAAAAATGTCTTGGGCAGCCGCGACGGCCATGACGGCAGCGGTTATGACGATATGTTCAAACGCGATCAAAACCGCGAGCGTCTAGACGAACAAGACAATGACAATGTCATCGACATGCCGGGCAGCCGCGCACCGATGGATATACCCGAACCCGCTCCTGTAGAGGCGGAGCCTGAAGAAGAACTTCCCGAAGGCCCACTGGGCGAAGGTATCCGTGCTATTCGTGAATATGACGCCAGCTTCGACATGAACGAATTTTTGGGCGGTTCGCGTATGGCCTTTGAAATGATTTTGAACGCGTATGCCGACGGCGATACAAAAATGCTCAAAAATTTGCTCAGCCCCGAAGTGTATTCCGGCTTTGAGCACGCCATTAAACAACGCGAAGCCGAAGGCCAAACCCTTCAAGAAACCTTGGTCGGTATTTCCAAAGCTGAAATGGTTGAGGCTTACATGGACGGACGCGACGCCCATGTGACGGTGAAATTTGTGTCCGAACAAATCAGCGCGTTGATGGACAGCGACGGCAAAGTGATTGAAGGCGATCCCAGCGCGGTGACGGACGCGACAGACTTTTGGACCTTTGCGCGCTCCACCAAATCGCGCAACCCCAACTGGACCCTGGTGGGTACCGGCAGCTTGGATTAA
- the mltA gene encoding murein transglycosylase A — protein sequence MRWAAPLTVLALSLAACAPKPEPVPEKPAPEKPGRVQLSPLSFADLAGWQQDNLGDALVSFKKSCKKLLTLPKSRKIGANGQVPGGTVGHWHGACQAANSVSAKDHAAARRYFETWFLPYAVSDTGDGEGLFTGYYEPQLNGSWQKGGKFQTPLYARPRDLVSVSLGAFDRELGGNTLWGRVENGKLRPYPARADIEEGKVSGLTPLLWVDDAVDAFFLQIQGSGQVKLEDGTVVHVGFAGKNGRTYKSVGRILINSGEIPANRLTMNAIRKWVHARPVEGPALLKKNPTFVFFRVLKGDGPLGAQGVALTPERSVAIDRRFIPLGAPMWITTHEPLDKSQPLQKLMIAQDTGGAIKGVVRGDIFFGPGERAAKRAGNMKRPGQYAILLPISVIVPNP from the coding sequence ATGCGCTGGGCCGCCCCTCTCACCGTATTGGCTTTGAGCTTGGCGGCCTGTGCGCCCAAGCCTGAACCTGTTCCTGAAAAGCCTGCACCCGAAAAACCGGGCCGCGTGCAGTTGAGCCCCTTAAGCTTTGCGGACCTGGCGGGTTGGCAGCAAGACAATTTGGGCGATGCGCTGGTGTCGTTCAAAAAATCGTGCAAAAAACTGCTGACTTTGCCCAAATCCAGAAAAATCGGGGCCAATGGCCAAGTTCCGGGGGGCACGGTTGGCCATTGGCATGGAGCGTGTCAAGCGGCCAACAGCGTTTCCGCCAAAGATCACGCAGCCGCGCGCCGCTATTTCGAAACTTGGTTTTTGCCTTATGCAGTGTCCGATACTGGGGATGGCGAAGGTTTGTTCACGGGCTATTATGAGCCGCAGCTCAATGGGTCTTGGCAAAAAGGCGGCAAATTTCAAACGCCATTGTATGCCCGCCCGCGCGATTTGGTTTCGGTGTCGCTTGGCGCATTTGATCGCGAGCTGGGGGGCAACACCCTGTGGGGCCGGGTCGAAAACGGTAAACTGCGCCCCTACCCCGCCCGTGCGGATATCGAAGAAGGCAAAGTGTCCGGCTTGACGCCGTTGCTGTGGGTGGACGATGCGGTGGACGCCTTTTTCTTGCAAATTCAAGGCTCCGGACAAGTTAAATTGGAAGACGGCACGGTCGTCCATGTGGGCTTTGCCGGTAAAAATGGGCGAACGTACAAGTCTGTGGGCCGCATTTTGATCAACAGCGGTGAAATTCCCGCAAATCGTTTGACCATGAACGCCATTCGAAAATGGGTGCATGCGCGCCCGGTCGAAGGTCCGGCTTTGTTGAAAAAGAACCCAACGTTTGTGTTTTTCCGGGTGCTGAAAGGCGACGGGCCTTTGGGTGCGCAAGGGGTGGCTTTGACGCCGGAACGTTCCGTCGCCATTGATCGGCGCTTTATCCCCTTGGGCGCGCCTATGTGGATTACCACGCACGAGCCGTTGGACAAATCCCAACCCCTGCAAAAGCTGATGATCGCCCAAGACACGGGCGGGGCAATCAAGGGGGTGGTGCGCGGCGATATTTTCTTTGGTCCAGGTGAACGCGCGGCGAAACGCGCGGGCAACATGAAACGCCCCGGCCAATACGCGATTTTGTTGCCGATTTCGGTGATTGTGCCCAACCCCTAA
- the dnaQ gene encoding DNA polymerase III subunit epsilon, whose protein sequence is MREISLDTETTGLNPKSGHRVVEIGCVEMINHIATDQYFHVYINPERDMPEEAFKVHGLSEEFLRSKPKFKEVASDFIDFIGDSPLVIHNAAFDMGFLNWELENLGKPALEMSRSIDTVQIARKKFPGAQANLDALCRRFGIDNSSRELHGALLDAQLLADVYLELMGGRQTGLGLNTDEEQGVATQADDTIEVEKRQRREARVFAPTADELAAHEAFVDQISDPIWKT, encoded by the coding sequence ATGCGTGAAATTTCGCTGGATACGGAAACCACAGGGCTGAACCCCAAATCGGGTCATCGGGTTGTGGAAATCGGCTGTGTGGAAATGATTAACCACATCGCCACCGACCAGTATTTTCACGTCTATATCAATCCCGAACGCGACATGCCCGAAGAAGCCTTCAAGGTGCATGGCTTGTCCGAAGAGTTTTTGCGTTCAAAACCCAAATTCAAAGAGGTTGCCAGCGACTTTATCGATTTCATCGGTGATTCACCGCTGGTTATTCATAACGCGGCGTTTGATATGGGCTTTTTGAACTGGGAGCTGGAAAATCTGGGCAAACCGGCCCTGGAGATGAGCCGTTCCATCGACACGGTGCAAATTGCGCGCAAAAAATTCCCCGGAGCGCAAGCGAACCTGGATGCTTTGTGTCGACGCTTTGGCATTGACAACTCGTCGCGGGAACTGCACGGCGCTTTGTTGGACGCCCAACTTTTGGCCGATGTGTATCTGGAACTCATGGGCGGCCGCCAAACCGGCCTGGGGCTCAACACGGATGAAGAACAAGGTGTTGCGACCCAAGCCGATGACACCATTGAGGTCGAAAAACGCCAGCGCCGCGAAGCGCGTGTGTTTGCGCCGACAGCGGACGAACTTGCGGCCCATGAAGCCTTTGTCGATCAGATTTCGGACCCCATCTGGAAAACTTAA
- a CDS encoding Smr/MutS family protein, with the protein MSKTRKSRPHKSGSPHLSGDDELVWYAVTQSVKPLKGRETLKNPLGDKPVRLAPTPKYAVQTETSQAHVRPLPELSHGTGPGLDKATAKRMRRGQMQIQGRIDLHGMSQTQAHRALEAFIEASWIAGRREVLVITGKGTGRDGSIGVLRQQVPRWLNDYPNRGRVVAFSHAAPKDGGEGALYIRLKRRGR; encoded by the coding sequence ATGAGCAAAACCCGCAAGTCACGACCGCATAAATCTGGATCGCCGCATTTAAGCGGGGATGATGAACTGGTGTGGTATGCCGTCACCCAGTCGGTCAAGCCGCTCAAAGGCCGCGAAACACTCAAAAACCCGCTGGGTGATAAGCCCGTCCGCCTTGCGCCGACACCGAAATACGCGGTGCAAACCGAAACGTCTCAAGCCCACGTGCGCCCCCTGCCCGAACTTAGTCACGGCACAGGCCCGGGTCTGGACAAAGCCACGGCCAAACGGATGCGGCGCGGGCAAATGCAAATCCAAGGGCGTATCGATCTTCACGGCATGTCCCAAACCCAGGCCCACCGCGCGTTGGAGGCCTTTATCGAGGCTTCTTGGATTGCGGGGCGGCGCGAAGTTTTGGTGATTACGGGAAAAGGCACCGGTCGGGACGGCTCCATCGGGGTGTTGCGCCAACAGGTGCCGCGCTGGTTGAACGACTATCCCAATCGTGGCCGCGTGGTGGCGTTTTCCCACGCGGCGCCCAAAGACGGCGGCGAAGGGGCTTTGTACATTCGTCTCAAACGCCGGGGCCGCTAA
- a CDS encoding LutC/YkgG family protein encodes MSSDAARKAIFGRLKETLDRVHNPTVRLSGADQRMHEAPLNIIPKRGRAEGKARTELFVSEAETASAEVYRVSTLDKVVGVVQQLVAAMGGVSVKVAPGAQLKALDWSGLDVAYGRAVGDDQISVSWALGAVAETGTLVLASSPESPTTLNFLPDVHVVVLCEEDIAPNYEEVWSRLRIEAKTRTTDTPVLPRTVNWITGPSRTADIEQTLLLGAHGPRKLVIVLIDEQNPQVTTA; translated from the coding sequence ATGTCATCCGATGCTGCCCGCAAAGCGATTTTTGGCCGCTTAAAAGAAACTTTGGACCGCGTGCACAATCCGACGGTGCGCCTGTCCGGGGCGGATCAGCGCATGCATGAAGCGCCCTTGAACATCATTCCCAAACGTGGCCGTGCTGAGGGCAAGGCCCGCACGGAACTCTTTGTAAGCGAGGCTGAAACCGCTAGCGCCGAAGTCTACCGTGTGTCCACGTTGGACAAAGTGGTGGGGGTGGTTCAACAGCTTGTGGCCGCGATGGGGGGCGTGAGTGTGAAAGTGGCTCCGGGCGCACAGCTCAAAGCTTTGGACTGGTCCGGTTTGGACGTGGCCTATGGCCGCGCCGTTGGGGACGATCAAATTAGCGTGTCTTGGGCCTTGGGCGCGGTGGCGGAAACCGGGACCTTGGTGTTGGCGTCCAGTCCTGAAAGTCCAACCACCTTGAACTTCTTGCCCGATGTGCATGTGGTGGTGCTCTGCGAAGAAGATATTGCGCCCAACTATGAAGAGGTTTGGTCGCGTTTGCGCATTGAGGCCAAAACGCGTACAACGGACACACCCGTTTTGCCGCGCACGGTCAACTGGATCACCGGGCCCTCGCGTACGGCAGATATTGAACAGACCTTATTGTTGGGCGCACACGGACCGCGCAAGTTAGTCATAGTTTTGATCGATGAGCAAAACCCGCAAGTCACGACCGCATAA
- the coaE gene encoding dephospho-CoA kinase (Dephospho-CoA kinase (CoaE) performs the final step in coenzyme A biosynthesis.), translating into MVILGLTGSIGMGKSWGGRCFQTLGVPLHDADACVHRLMGPNGAAVKDVAAAFPGVLNAQGGVDRQKLGARVLDDDVQLKKLEDILHPQVRADQKRFLARAQRTQAGLVVLDIPLLFETGARSRVDAVVVMSAPQRLQRQRVLRRPGMTAQKFEAILDRQTPDSLKRQLAHFVVNTGGTKGETLRQITNLVKVAKTWPAKAWSPHWS; encoded by the coding sequence ATGGTCATCTTGGGCCTCACCGGATCCATCGGTATGGGCAAGAGCTGGGGCGGGCGCTGTTTTCAAACCTTGGGTGTGCCTTTGCATGACGCGGATGCCTGTGTGCATCGGCTCATGGGTCCGAACGGCGCGGCTGTCAAAGACGTCGCTGCCGCCTTCCCCGGTGTTCTCAACGCCCAAGGCGGTGTCGATCGCCAAAAGCTCGGTGCGCGGGTTCTGGACGACGATGTTCAGTTAAAAAAACTTGAAGACATCTTGCATCCCCAAGTGCGGGCCGATCAAAAACGGTTTTTGGCTCGCGCCCAACGCACCCAAGCAGGGTTGGTGGTGTTGGACATTCCGCTGTTGTTTGAAACGGGTGCGCGTTCGCGTGTGGATGCGGTGGTGGTGATGAGCGCGCCACAACGCCTGCAACGCCAACGCGTTTTGCGCCGCCCCGGCATGACGGCGCAAAAATTTGAAGCCATCTTAGACCGTCAAACCCCTGACAGCCTCAAACGCCAACTGGCCCATTTTGTTGTGAACACGGGCGGCACGAAGGGTGAAACCTTGCGCCAAATCACAAATCTCGTCAAAGTGGCGAAGACGTGGCCGGCCAAAGCCTGGTCGCCGCACTGGTCTTGA
- a CDS encoding (Fe-S)-binding protein — translation MTERPPKIALFVTCLVDLMRPSVGFAAMRLLERAGAEVVVPKKQTCCGQPAYNSGDEADARAIAQQVIDVFEGYDTVVVPSGSCGGMIKEHYPKLFADDPAWKTRAQTLAARTQELTQYLAENLDLNDVSATVNGTVTYHDSCAGMRELGIKDQPRKLLATVDGLELKEMDDTESCCGFGGLFSIKYPDVSGAIVDKKADNVEAQKTDMLSGGDLGCLMNVAGKLKRRGSNVRVYHIAEILAGMTDQPGVGDAET, via the coding sequence ATGACTGAGAGACCTCCCAAAATTGCCCTTTTCGTGACCTGTCTTGTGGACCTGATGCGTCCAAGCGTCGGTTTTGCCGCCATGCGCTTGTTGGAGCGTGCGGGCGCAGAAGTCGTGGTGCCGAAAAAGCAAACCTGCTGCGGCCAACCGGCTTACAACTCCGGTGATGAAGCGGATGCCCGCGCCATTGCACAACAGGTGATCGACGTTTTTGAAGGCTATGACACGGTTGTGGTTCCGTCCGGTTCGTGCGGCGGGATGATCAAAGAACACTATCCCAAATTATTTGCCGACGATCCGGCCTGGAAAACCCGCGCCCAAACCTTGGCGGCGCGCACCCAAGAGCTGACACAGTATTTGGCTGAGAATCTCGATCTCAATGACGTGAGCGCAACTGTGAACGGCACGGTAACTTACCATGACAGCTGTGCGGGTATGCGCGAACTGGGCATCAAAGACCAGCCACGCAAATTGCTCGCCACCGTGGATGGGTTGGAGCTGAAAGAGATGGACGACACCGAAAGCTGCTGCGGCTTTGGCGGTTTGTTTTCCATCAAGTACCCGGACGTCTCCGGCGCCATCGTCGACAAAAAGGCGGACAACGTCGAAGCTCAGAAGACCGACATGTTGTCGGGCGGCGATTTGGGCTGCTTGATGAACGTGGCGGGTAAATTGAAACGCCGCGGCTCCAACGTGCGGGTTTATCACATTGCCGAAATTTTGGCGGGCATGACCGACCAGCCAGGTGTTGGGGATGCGGAGACATGA
- a CDS encoding DMT family transporter has product MHPYVLLAVAIVSEVVATSSLKLSDGMTKLWPSLVVVVGYALSFWLLSVTLKTLPIGFVYAVWTGIGVAAIAVIGVFWFEEPLSWGGVAGISMIIGGVAVLQISGSGAH; this is encoded by the coding sequence ATGCATCCTTATGTTCTTTTGGCCGTCGCCATCGTTTCCGAAGTGGTGGCGACGTCGTCGTTGAAGTTGTCGGACGGCATGACCAAGCTTTGGCCTAGTTTGGTCGTGGTGGTGGGATATGCCCTGTCGTTTTGGCTGTTGTCGGTGACGTTGAAAACCTTGCCCATCGGTTTTGTTTATGCGGTATGGACGGGGATCGGTGTGGCGGCCATTGCAGTGATCGGTGTGTTTTGGTTTGAGGAGCCATTGAGTTGGGGCGGCGTCGCGGGCATTTCGATGATCATTGGGGGTGTGGCGGTACTACAAATCTCGGGCTCCGGTGCACACTAA